A window of Roseburia hominis A2-183 genomic DNA:
AGCAATAGCGGAAAAATCTGTGCCGGGGTCGCTGCTGCCGAATTGAAGTACTTGTCTTTGATCGTCGTGTTAATTCCTGGATTCGCTTCCTGCTGCAAATGCTCTAAAACCGCAAACAGGCGCCCCAGTGTGTATGGTACATTTTTGCTCTCCTCATTTATCATTTCCTGCAATACCTCCTTGGGACAGTCTTTGTTCTCATTCTTCAGATAATAGGCCTTTATCATAGCCGCTCGCTCTCGTGTTATCCTGTGTTCCGCCCGGATTCTTAACATAACGGCGTTTAGCAGCGATGCCGGATACTTTCCGCCTGTCAGAACCGCTTTTAGCGTATCCGCTGCCATCTGTGGTGACGGAGACTTGTCTCTCGCATTTTGGTTTACGGTCTCTGACATCAATTTCCAGATTGGAATGATGGGATACTCCTTTTGCCGCGCATTAACAATCCGCAGACGCTCCTGATGTTCATTGACATGCCGGATCATAGTGCCAAAAGAATCCCTCATAAAAAATCGGACAGTCAGTCTGGCCGCATTCGGTGCAAGTCCCAGCACATAAAAATGTCTGTCGGGATCCAGTCGTATATCCTCGATCTGTACCGGCTCCCCGTTTGCCACCTTCCCGATAATTGCCCGAAGTTCGCCATCTGTCATACCACTCTCATCTGTCAGACCGAACATCGCCATCATACCGACATCCTGATAGAGGCTCTCTCCTCCTTCCGCCCAGCATACCACGGTTGTATCCCCGATAGTTCCCGTGTGAGCCCGGTCATTCAGAAGTTCATTTAACGCTGTGGTGTAGGCAAATGCCGCATACTCACCCACCGGAGCATTGGCACCCTGTTCCTTCTCATAGGAACAGAAGGACGCTGCATTAAAAGATACCAGTGACGCTCCCATCGCCTGTGCGCCGCGAACCCCCTTAATGCTCGGATGCAGCACTGCAAGCTTGTCTTTTTTCCCGGTAACCAGACACAACGTCT
This region includes:
- the cas8c gene encoding type I-C CRISPR-associated protein Cas8c/Csd1, with amino-acid sequence MILQALVEHYEDLLKQGRIAKPGWGKVKVSYGLNLDRQGHVLGLIPLKVAQETGGSKKKTVFVARMMEVPHPEKRSVAVCPNFLCDNATYILGVDEKGKPERTSQCYEACMEKHMELLSDIHTPAAEAICHYFEYWSPDAARQCTDIEDNWSDLMAGVNLLFYYEGEAVTEDPAIREAWQQFYDRKDESGQTLCLVTGKKDKLAVLHPSIKGVRGAQAMGASLVSFNAASFCSYEKEQGANAPVGEYAAFAYTTALNELLNDRAHTGTIGDTTVVCWAEGGESLYQDVGMMAMFGLTDESGMTDGELRAIIGKVANGEPVQIEDIRLDPDRHFYVLGLAPNAARLTVRFFMRDSFGTMIRHVNEHQERLRIVNARQKEYPIIPIWKLMSETVNQNARDKSPSPQMAADTLKAVLTGGKYPASLLNAVMLRIRAEHRITRERAAMIKAYYLKNENKDCPKEVLQEMINEESKNVPYTLGRLFAVLEHLQQEANPGINTTIKDKYFNSAAATPAQIFPLLLNLAQKHLRKLANEGHKVYFNRQIGKLAEVIGESFPKRLNLPEQGAFQLGYYCQTQKRYTKKEEN